A single window of Archangium gephyra DNA harbors:
- a CDS encoding ELWxxDGT repeat protein — protein MAHRSMDCSWLLALALAGGSYLPAQAQATPAPGCRPATLIKDVSEGDTGSSPAFIQAFQRIGSTLYFSANGAPAGESSDIELWKSDGTAAGTMRVENINRLGDSIPDLLTDLNGTLLFTADDGTRGVELWKSDGTAAGTVMVREIGEGLESGGTSQIVTMGGKAYFTATNHTYGRELWVSDGTFAGTRLVKDINPTPPPRSSGPAAGTLRVAGSTLYFLADDATHGTELWKSDGTEAGTQLVKDVVAGAGSVSTSELTVVGTTVFFTANTSGLVNDLWKSDGTEAGTVRVKDINAVSKSGSPESLVAVGGKLFFRLDTEDARSELWVSDGTDAGTVRVKNIRGVEEGVEEGSLPENLTGVGGTLYFTANDGSSGLELWKSDGTEAGTVRVKDISPGVESTILKQLTAAGSVLFFVVGEGTDSKLWLSDGTEAGTREVENLAATNPQSLTFTGGTLYLSAEDATHGREPYAVVPTIPLDCTPPAITCPANVTVEATGRSGATVSYSPATATDDGAVAPTVSYSQASGTAFPVKENEVTATATDAAGNTNTCAFKVTVKDSAPPSLLCPADVETTATSNAGAVVNYPAAQATDNVSDVTLTYSTASGATFPVGNNRVEVSAADASGNRVSCSFTVKVAAAGGNSGCGCTSGLTPDAAWLLLGTLAPLLARRRRSTP, from the coding sequence ATGGCTCATCGTTCCATGGACTGTTCGTGGCTGCTGGCGCTCGCGCTGGCGGGGGGGAGTTACTTGCCGGCCCAGGCGCAGGCCACTCCAGCCCCGGGGTGCCGTCCGGCGACACTCATCAAGGACGTGTCCGAGGGGGACACCGGCTCGTCGCCGGCCTTCATCCAGGCCTTCCAACGGATTGGCTCCACGCTCTACTTCTCCGCCAATGGTGCCCCGGCCGGCGAGTCGAGCGACATCGAGCTGTGGAAGAGCGACGGGACGGCGGCCGGGACGATGCGCGTCGAGAACATCAACCGGCTGGGGGACTCGATCCCCGACCTGCTGACCGATTTGAACGGGACGCTCCTGTTCACCGCGGATGACGGCACGCGCGGCGTGGAGTTGTGGAAGAGCGACGGGACGGCGGCCGGGACGGTGATGGTCCGGGAGATTGGCGAAGGGCTGGAATCCGGCGGGACCTCGCAGATCGTCACGATGGGAGGGAAGGCCTACTTCACCGCCACCAACCATACGTACGGCCGGGAGCTGTGGGTGTCGGACGGGACGTTCGCCGGCACCCGGCTCGTCAAGGACATCAACCCCACCCCGCCCCCCCGCAGCAGTGGCCCCGCCGCGGGGACGCTCCGGGTGGCGGGCAGCACCCTCTATTTCCTCGCCGATGACGCCACCCATGGCACCGAGCTGTGGAAGAGCGATGGGACGGAAGCCGGCACGCAGCTCGTCAAGGACGTGGTTGCGGGAGCCGGCAGTGTCAGCACCAGTGAGCTGACCGTGGTGGGCACCACGGTCTTCTTCACGGCCAACACCAGCGGTCTGGTCAACGACCTGTGGAAGAGCGACGGGACGGAGGCGGGCACGGTGCGGGTGAAGGACATCAACGCCGTGAGCAAGAGCGGGTCTCCCGAGAGCCTGGTGGCGGTGGGTGGCAAGCTCTTCTTCCGCCTGGACACCGAGGACGCGCGCTCCGAGCTGTGGGTGAGCGACGGAACGGATGCGGGCACGGTGCGCGTGAAGAACATCCGGGGCGTGGAGGAGGGCGTGGAGGAGGGCTCCCTCCCGGAGAACCTCACCGGCGTGGGAGGGACGCTCTACTTCACCGCGAATGACGGCAGCAGCGGCCTCGAGCTGTGGAAGAGCGATGGGACGGAGGCGGGCACGGTACGCGTGAAGGACATCAGCCCCGGGGTCGAGAGCACGATCCTCAAGCAGCTGACGGCGGCGGGCTCGGTGCTCTTCTTCGTGGTGGGTGAGGGCACCGACTCCAAGCTGTGGCTGAGTGATGGGACGGAGGCGGGGACCCGGGAGGTGGAGAACCTGGCCGCCACCAACCCTCAGTCCCTGACGTTCACGGGTGGCACGCTCTACCTCTCCGCCGAGGACGCCACGCATGGGCGGGAGCCGTACGCGGTGGTCCCCACGATTCCCCTCGACTGCACGCCGCCGGCCATCACCTGCCCGGCGAACGTGACGGTGGAGGCCACGGGCCGTTCGGGTGCCACGGTGAGCTACTCCCCCGCGACGGCGACGGATGATGGCGCGGTGGCTCCCACGGTGAGCTACAGCCAGGCGTCCGGGACGGCCTTCCCCGTGAAGGAGAACGAGGTGACGGCCACGGCCACCGACGCCGCGGGCAATACCAACACCTGCGCCTTCAAGGTGACGGTGAAGGACTCCGCGCCGCCCTCGCTGCTCTGCCCGGCCGATGTGGAGACGACCGCCACCAGCAACGCGGGCGCGGTGGTCAACTACCCGGCCGCGCAGGCGACGGACAACGTCTCGGACGTCACCCTCACCTACAGCACGGCCTCCGGCGCCACCTTCCCCGTGGGCAACAACCGCGTGGAGGTCTCGGCGGCCGACGCCTCGGGCAACAGGGTCAGCTGCTCCTTCACCGTGAAGGTCGCCGCGGCCGGTGGTAACTCCGGGTGTGGCTGCACCTCGGGCCTCACGCCGGACGCGGCCTGGCTGCTGCTGGGCACGCTCGCTCCGCTGCTGGCGCGCCGCCGCCGCTCCACTCCGTAA
- a CDS encoding M48 family metallopeptidase, producing MKNESHAELAHALWPDAKQAPVKLLECRHCGRRNRVQVSRAILDPHHCECGACGEPLFLAPGEPLTGIASSAYEHPLDRTTLAALKGIPGFPTLIRWVMTQLGERSLRLLNLSSAVLCGDDQFPELVALLERSRQSLDLGLRPTLFLSESPHINAATFGSEEPWVMIHSGLLDQLDDTEVVSVMGHELGHMHAEHGLYRMVAVVMASGTQLLGTVGQVLSFPLQKALYKWMRCSELTADRAGLLACRDLGASLHVLMKLAGGSRPGITRRTKMQLAPFIRQARTLAKLEEDNWFDGLLATLMTMDSSHPFVAWRVMHLLEWVEHGNYLEILAGHYERAKRPAAA from the coding sequence ATGAAGAACGAGTCCCACGCCGAGCTGGCCCACGCCCTGTGGCCGGACGCGAAGCAGGCCCCCGTGAAGCTGCTGGAGTGCCGCCACTGCGGCCGGCGCAACCGCGTCCAGGTGTCGCGCGCCATCCTCGATCCCCACCACTGTGAGTGCGGTGCGTGCGGCGAGCCCCTGTTCCTCGCCCCCGGCGAGCCGCTCACCGGCATCGCCTCGAGCGCGTACGAGCACCCGCTGGACCGCACGACGCTGGCGGCCCTCAAGGGCATTCCCGGCTTCCCCACGCTGATCCGCTGGGTCATGACCCAGCTGGGCGAGCGCAGCCTGCGGCTGCTCAACCTGTCCAGCGCCGTGCTCTGCGGAGACGATCAGTTCCCCGAGCTGGTGGCGCTGCTGGAGCGCTCCCGCCAGAGCCTGGACCTCGGCCTGCGGCCCACGCTGTTCCTCTCCGAGTCGCCGCATATCAACGCGGCCACCTTTGGCAGCGAGGAGCCGTGGGTGATGATCCACTCGGGCCTGCTCGACCAGCTCGATGACACGGAGGTGGTCTCGGTGATGGGACACGAGCTGGGCCACATGCACGCGGAGCATGGGCTCTACCGCATGGTCGCCGTGGTGATGGCGAGTGGCACCCAGCTGCTGGGCACGGTGGGACAGGTGCTGAGCTTCCCGCTGCAGAAGGCGCTCTACAAATGGATGCGCTGCTCCGAGCTCACGGCGGACCGCGCGGGCCTGCTGGCGTGCCGCGACCTGGGGGCCTCGCTCCACGTGCTGATGAAGCTGGCGGGCGGGAGCCGGCCGGGCATCACCCGGCGCACGAAGATGCAGCTCGCCCCCTTCATCCGTCAGGCGCGCACGCTCGCGAAGCTGGAGGAGGACAACTGGTTCGACGGTCTGCTCGCGACGCTGATGACCATGGACAGCAGCCACCCGTTCGTCGCGTGGCGTGTGATGCACCTGCTGGAATGGGTGGAGCATGGCAATTACCTGGAGATCCTCGCCGGGCACTACGAGCGCGCGAAGCGCCCCGCCGCGGCGTGA
- a CDS encoding EcsC family protein: protein MKEAEDQSQGHKLLTAVERILSDTDSLIALAEKHLSKARGDKRDAAGEVVRYFSNRAAVSGGLAAAPALIPGAGTLAAALGGALADMGFLLKYEVEMALVLSYLHGFDIRKDEERQLAFLLASVSTYDAKSGENVLVDMAKAEGVAIWKYAPREVSKHLVGVMTKIALLQLSRGLVRALPLIGIAVGSSMNKVLTTRVGERCIQDLQKRREFLATESTRQEQEEEVVEARVRPPAKKRAASKKSARAPARRTSGRKS from the coding sequence ATGAAGGAAGCCGAAGACCAGAGCCAGGGGCACAAGCTCCTCACCGCCGTCGAGCGCATCCTCTCGGACACGGACAGCCTCATCGCCCTCGCCGAGAAGCACCTGAGCAAGGCCAGGGGGGACAAGCGCGACGCCGCCGGGGAGGTGGTGCGGTATTTCTCCAACCGCGCCGCCGTCTCCGGAGGCCTCGCCGCCGCGCCCGCGCTGATTCCCGGAGCCGGCACCCTGGCGGCGGCGTTGGGCGGAGCGCTCGCGGACATGGGCTTCCTCCTCAAGTACGAGGTGGAGATGGCGCTCGTGCTCAGCTACCTGCATGGCTTCGACATCCGGAAGGACGAGGAGCGGCAGCTCGCGTTCCTGCTCGCCTCGGTGAGCACATACGACGCCAAGAGCGGCGAGAACGTCCTGGTGGACATGGCCAAGGCCGAGGGCGTCGCCATCTGGAAGTACGCGCCGCGCGAGGTCTCCAAGCACCTGGTGGGGGTGATGACGAAGATCGCCCTCCTCCAGCTCTCCAGGGGTCTGGTGCGGGCGCTGCCGCTGATAGGCATCGCCGTGGGCTCGTCGATGAACAAGGTCCTCACCACCCGGGTGGGCGAGCGCTGCATCCAGGACCTCCAGAAGCGCCGCGAGTTCCTCGCCACCGAGTCCACCCGCCAGGAGCAGGAGGAAGAGGTCGTGGAGGCACGGGTGCGCCCGCCCGCGAAGAAGCGCGCGGCCAGCAAGAAGAGCGCGCGAGCACCGGCTCGCCGTACCTCCGGGAGGAAGTCATGA
- a CDS encoding family 2 encapsulin nanocompartment cargo protein terpene cyclase, giving the protein MTAAQAKQPFQLPDFYVPWPARLNPHLEGARVHSKAWAREMGILEPKDGTPDVWDEAKFDAMDYALLCAYTHPEAPGPELDLVTDWYVWVFYFDDHFLEVYKRSKDLTGAKAYLDRLPAFMPVDLSVAPPQPTNPVERGLADLWARTVPTKSVEWRRRFFESTKNLLDESMWELANISEKRVANPIEYIEMRRKVGGAPWSADLVEHAVFAEVPARIADSRPMRVLKDTFSDAVHLRNDLFSYEREILEEGELSNCVLVLERFLNVDPPRAAELTNDILTSRLQQFENTALTELPSLFEEHALNPVERMHVLSYIRGLQDWQSGGHEWHMRSSRYMNKGANNASHALGGLPLGPTGLGTSAARLHLTPGGLGLGRFKSYTHVPFSAVGPVKLPQFYMPYSTRQSAHLDAARRSSKEWARRMGMLDSLPGLPGACIWNDHIFDVADVALCGALIHPAATGHQLDITACWLVWGTYADDYFPALYGYRADMAGAKVFNARLTAFMPDDPAAQTTVPTNPVEKGLADLWTRTAGPMSAEARNHFRKAIQDMTESWLWELANQMQNRVPDPVDYVEMRRKTFGSDLTMSLCRLAQGHGLPAELFRTRTMRALENSAADYACLTNDVFSYQKEIEFEGELHNGVLVVQRFLDLDKARSVEVVNDLMTARMRQFEHIIKTELPTLITHYGLDGKAQERLHAYIEQLQQWMAGVLIWHQTVDRYKEFELRRSRTPGRYMQQLRGPTGLGTSAARIASLLSGHRPGLTGREKDRVLQTEGKR; this is encoded by the coding sequence ATGACTGCGGCGCAAGCCAAACAACCGTTTCAATTGCCAGACTTCTATGTGCCCTGGCCGGCGCGCCTGAATCCCCATCTCGAGGGAGCCCGGGTGCACTCGAAGGCGTGGGCGCGAGAGATGGGCATCCTGGAGCCCAAGGATGGGACCCCCGATGTCTGGGATGAGGCGAAGTTCGATGCCATGGATTACGCGCTGCTCTGCGCGTACACCCATCCCGAGGCTCCCGGCCCCGAGCTCGATCTGGTCACGGACTGGTATGTCTGGGTTTTCTATTTCGATGATCATTTCCTCGAGGTCTACAAGCGCTCCAAGGATTTGACGGGCGCGAAGGCCTACCTCGACAGGTTGCCCGCGTTCATGCCGGTGGACCTCTCCGTCGCGCCGCCGCAGCCCACCAATCCGGTGGAGCGGGGCCTGGCGGATCTGTGGGCGCGCACGGTGCCCACCAAGTCCGTGGAGTGGCGGCGCCGGTTCTTCGAGAGCACCAAGAACCTGCTCGACGAGTCGATGTGGGAGCTGGCCAATATCAGCGAGAAGCGGGTCGCCAACCCCATCGAGTACATCGAGATGCGCCGCAAGGTGGGTGGGGCGCCCTGGTCGGCGGATCTCGTGGAGCACGCCGTCTTCGCCGAGGTGCCGGCCCGCATCGCCGACTCCCGTCCGATGCGCGTCCTCAAGGACACGTTCTCCGATGCGGTGCACCTGCGCAACGATCTGTTCTCCTACGAGCGGGAAATCCTGGAGGAGGGCGAGCTCTCCAACTGCGTCCTGGTCCTCGAGCGCTTCCTGAACGTGGATCCGCCGCGCGCCGCGGAGCTGACCAACGACATCCTCACGTCGCGGCTGCAGCAGTTCGAGAACACCGCCCTGACCGAGCTGCCCTCGCTCTTCGAGGAGCACGCCCTCAACCCGGTCGAGCGGATGCACGTCCTCTCCTATATCCGGGGGCTCCAGGACTGGCAGTCCGGCGGGCACGAGTGGCACATGCGCTCGAGCCGCTACATGAACAAGGGCGCCAACAACGCGAGCCACGCCCTGGGCGGCCTTCCCCTGGGCCCGACGGGGCTGGGCACCTCGGCGGCGCGGCTCCACCTGACTCCTGGCGGACTGGGGCTGGGCCGGTTCAAGAGCTACACCCACGTTCCCTTCTCGGCCGTGGGCCCGGTCAAGCTGCCGCAGTTCTACATGCCGTACTCGACGCGGCAGAGCGCGCACCTGGACGCCGCGCGGCGCAGTTCCAAGGAGTGGGCGCGCCGGATGGGCATGCTGGACTCTCTGCCAGGCCTTCCGGGCGCGTGCATCTGGAATGACCACATCTTCGATGTCGCCGACGTGGCCCTATGTGGGGCGTTGATCCACCCGGCGGCGACGGGCCACCAGTTGGATATCACGGCCTGCTGGCTCGTGTGGGGCACCTACGCGGACGACTATTTCCCGGCGCTCTACGGCTATCGAGCCGACATGGCGGGCGCGAAGGTGTTCAACGCGCGGCTGACGGCGTTCATGCCAGATGACCCCGCTGCCCAGACCACCGTCCCCACCAACCCGGTGGAGAAGGGCCTGGCGGATTTGTGGACTCGCACCGCCGGCCCCATGTCCGCCGAGGCGCGCAATCACTTCCGCAAGGCCATCCAGGACATGACGGAGAGCTGGTTGTGGGAGCTGGCCAATCAGATGCAGAACCGGGTGCCGGATCCGGTGGACTACGTGGAGATGCGCCGCAAGACGTTCGGCTCGGATCTCACCATGAGCCTGTGCCGGCTGGCCCAGGGCCACGGGCTCCCCGCCGAGCTCTTCCGCACCCGGACGATGCGCGCGCTGGAGAACTCGGCCGCCGACTACGCCTGCCTCACCAACGACGTCTTCTCCTACCAGAAGGAGATCGAGTTCGAGGGGGAGCTCCACAACGGCGTCCTGGTGGTGCAGCGCTTCCTCGACCTGGACAAGGCGCGGAGCGTCGAGGTCGTCAATGACTTGATGACCGCGCGGATGCGCCAGTTCGAGCACATCATCAAGACCGAGCTGCCGACGCTCATCACCCACTACGGGCTGGACGGGAAGGCGCAGGAGCGGCTGCACGCGTACATCGAGCAGCTCCAGCAGTGGATGGCGGGCGTGCTCATCTGGCACCAGACGGTGGACCGCTACAAGGAATTCGAGCTGCGCAGGAGCCGGACGCCCGGGCGGTACATGCAACAGCTCCGAGGCCCCACGGGCCTGGGGACTTCGGCGGCGCGCATCGCGTCACTGCTGAGTGGTCACCGGCCCGGACTGACCGGCCGTGAAAAAGATCGTGTTCTTCAGACTGAAGGAAAGAGGTAG